In Pseudoxanthobacter soli DSM 19599, the following are encoded in one genomic region:
- a CDS encoding NAD-dependent succinate-semialdehyde dehydrogenase, with the protein MLENVALIVGGEHRRRGSAGEVALMDPATDETLATLPRAGKAEAREAAALALEGFAEWSALSAFERYKIMRRAADIMRGKAEEAARMMSREQGKVVAQALLEWNASADLVDWSAEEGRRTYGRIVPPRLKDVTLSVVHRPVGPVAVMAPWNFPAWGPMQKIAPALAAGCSVVIKPSEDTPVTAWLIGCCLLEAGVPAKAVSVLWGSASEISTALVEAPEIRKISLTGSIRVGRIVAAAAGKELKKVTMELGGHAPVIVAEDADLDALVPQAVFWKFRNSGQVCVSPTRFLVADPIHDAFVSRMVAETEKVVVGNGLDPATQMGPLTTLGQLQSVDRMVHDAVSKGATLETGGARVGNIGNFYKPTILSGMTTEMAAMNDEPFGPLALVARMASLDDALAEANRLPVGLGSYAFTRSDAIAARIAAGIKAGMLGINHFALALPETPFGGVLDSGFGSEGGTEAVQSYMTTMLITHKH; encoded by the coding sequence CCCTGGCGCTGGAAGGCTTCGCCGAATGGTCCGCGCTGTCCGCGTTCGAGCGGTACAAGATCATGCGCCGCGCGGCCGACATCATGCGCGGCAAGGCCGAGGAAGCCGCGCGGATGATGTCGCGCGAGCAGGGCAAGGTGGTCGCCCAGGCCCTGCTGGAGTGGAATGCCTCCGCCGATCTCGTCGACTGGTCGGCCGAGGAAGGCCGGCGCACCTATGGCCGCATCGTTCCGCCGCGGCTGAAGGACGTCACGTTGTCGGTCGTCCACCGGCCGGTCGGCCCGGTCGCGGTGATGGCGCCTTGGAACTTCCCGGCCTGGGGGCCGATGCAGAAGATCGCGCCGGCGCTCGCCGCCGGCTGTTCGGTGGTGATCAAGCCGTCCGAAGACACACCCGTCACGGCATGGCTGATCGGCTGCTGCCTCCTGGAAGCTGGGGTGCCGGCGAAAGCGGTCTCCGTGCTGTGGGGCAGCGCCTCGGAGATCTCCACGGCGCTGGTGGAGGCGCCGGAGATCCGCAAGATCTCCCTGACCGGCTCGATCCGCGTCGGCCGCATCGTGGCGGCGGCGGCCGGCAAGGAACTCAAGAAGGTGACGATGGAGCTCGGCGGCCATGCCCCCGTCATCGTCGCGGAGGATGCCGATCTCGACGCGCTGGTGCCGCAGGCGGTGTTCTGGAAGTTCCGCAACAGCGGCCAGGTGTGCGTGTCGCCCACGCGCTTCCTCGTGGCCGATCCGATCCACGATGCGTTCGTCTCCCGCATGGTGGCGGAAACGGAGAAGGTCGTCGTCGGCAACGGCCTCGATCCGGCGACCCAGATGGGTCCCCTGACCACGCTCGGGCAACTCCAGTCGGTCGACCGTATGGTCCACGATGCCGTCTCGAAGGGCGCGACGCTGGAGACCGGCGGCGCGCGCGTCGGCAACATCGGCAACTTCTACAAGCCCACCATTCTCTCCGGCATGACGACGGAGATGGCGGCGATGAACGACGAGCCGTTCGGCCCGCTCGCCCTCGTCGCCCGCATGGCCTCGCTCGACGATGCGCTCGCCGAAGCCAACCGCCTGCCGGTCGGCCTTGGCTCCTATGCCTTCACGCGCTCGGACGCCATCGCCGCGCGCATCGCCGCCGGCATCAAGGCCGGCATGCTCGGCATCAATCACTTCGCGCTGGCGCTGCCGGAAACCCCGTTCGGCGGTGTGCTCGACAGCGGCTTCGGGTCCGAGGGCGGCACCGAAGCGGTCCAGTCCTACATGACGACGATGCTCATCACGCACAAGCACTGA